From the genome of Vigna angularis cultivar LongXiaoDou No.4 chromosome 11, ASM1680809v1, whole genome shotgun sequence, one region includes:
- the LOC108332567 gene encoding uncharacterized protein LOC108332567, translating to MHNPCGGTSHQPRPPHIPTISDVVYLPLLQPYRRAHDPAPTPHMLTNAAVAASSWLRRRRIRYFFFFLCSPLLLLLLCAALPFLCAAELCLRLRLWGKLLRRDSAAADRLRRCEEGFCEEQQREKGLLHRYLEDQLFLVGSMYECGDDDDNDGHEEVEASRSVEDVERIGSSTARKPLLR from the coding sequence ATGCACAACCCATGTGGGGGCACATCGCATCAACCACGACCACCACATATACCAACCATAAGCGACGTCGTTTACCTCCCGCTTCTTCAACCCTACCGCCGCGCCCATGATCCCGCGCCCACCCCCCATATGCTGACCAACGCCGCCGTCGCCGCCTCCTCCTGGCTCCGCCGCCGCCGGATCCgctactttttcttcttcctctgctccccgcttctcctccttctcctctGCGCCGCCCTCCCCTTCCTCTGCGCAGCCGAGCTCTGCCTCCGCCTCCGCCTCTGGGGGAAGCTCCTCCGCCGCGACTCCGCCGCCGCCGATCGTCTCCGCCGCTGCGAGGAAGGGTTCTGCGAGGAGCAGCAGCGGGAGAAGGGCCTCTTGCATCGGTACCTCGAAGATCAACTTTTTCTCGTCGGATCCATGTACGAGTGCGGCGACGATGACGATAACGACGGCCACGAAGAAGTAGAAGCTTCTAGAAGCG